The following proteins come from a genomic window of Citrobacter europaeus:
- a CDS encoding aspartate ammonia-lyase, translated as MREEKDLLGTLMVPDEAYYGIQTQRAVLNFSVSGKTAGEIPHFLWSIAVIKQAAAQANRQIGALDQQKASAIVKASEEVMAGDYDAHFPIDIFQGGGGTSTNMNMNEVVANRANEIITGKRGYDEIHPNTHVNMGQSTNDVIPAAMKMTSRMNINQLLVQLERLEDVLSEKSCLFADKVKLGRTCLQDAVPMTFGQQFGAYRTQVSKLKAKMVEVSEEALFLPLGATAIGTGLSTHEGYLPAVYQWLESITGDKYAPESDFFDGLQHGDFYIEFSSQLKKIAAFLSKMATDFRIQGSGPRAGFNEIIVPAVQPGSSIMPGKINPVMPELINQIAYQVIGNDLTVTMAVEGGELDLNVWEPVLLKALFESCSLLSKGIPLFIDNCLKDIAINEEVSTRYAEESTALSTIIATLFGYQVGSRIAKAAYQQQTSVKQVVLAEKLLTPEQADYLLDPMNMTDPQKSTAVIKRYKKEMNIS; from the coding sequence ATGCGTGAAGAGAAGGATCTATTAGGAACTTTAATGGTGCCAGACGAGGCTTACTACGGTATTCAAACACAACGTGCGGTGCTGAATTTCTCAGTGTCAGGAAAAACCGCAGGAGAAATCCCACACTTTTTATGGTCTATCGCCGTAATCAAGCAGGCAGCAGCACAGGCTAACAGACAAATTGGTGCTCTGGATCAACAGAAGGCATCAGCCATCGTTAAAGCGTCAGAGGAGGTAATGGCCGGAGATTATGATGCCCATTTCCCTATTGATATATTCCAGGGGGGAGGTGGCACTTCAACTAACATGAATATGAATGAAGTGGTCGCAAACCGTGCCAATGAGATTATCACTGGCAAACGTGGATATGATGAGATTCACCCGAATACCCACGTTAATATGGGACAGTCGACCAATGACGTCATTCCAGCGGCGATGAAAATGACCAGCCGTATGAATATAAATCAACTGTTAGTTCAATTAGAAAGACTTGAAGACGTGTTGTCAGAAAAAAGTTGCTTGTTCGCTGACAAGGTAAAGTTGGGGAGAACCTGCTTACAAGATGCAGTGCCGATGACGTTTGGCCAGCAATTTGGCGCTTATCGCACGCAGGTCAGTAAACTTAAAGCGAAAATGGTGGAAGTAAGCGAAGAAGCATTATTTTTACCGTTGGGAGCAACAGCAATAGGTACAGGATTATCCACTCACGAAGGATATCTTCCGGCAGTTTATCAGTGGCTGGAAAGTATTACTGGAGATAAATATGCCCCAGAATCAGATTTCTTCGATGGTCTCCAACATGGTGATTTCTATATTGAATTTTCCTCGCAGCTAAAAAAAATAGCTGCATTTCTCTCAAAAATGGCTACTGATTTTCGTATTCAGGGTTCAGGACCAAGAGCCGGTTTTAATGAAATTATTGTTCCTGCTGTTCAACCCGGCTCGTCAATTATGCCGGGAAAAATTAATCCAGTGATGCCTGAATTGATAAATCAAATTGCGTATCAGGTAATTGGCAATGACCTGACGGTGACGATGGCTGTTGAGGGGGGGGAACTGGATCTGAACGTGTGGGAACCGGTATTGTTGAAAGCTCTCTTTGAGTCCTGCTCGTTATTGAGTAAAGGTATACCCTTATTTATTGATAACTGCCTGAAGGATATAGCGATCAACGAAGAAGTGAGCACGCGTTATGCAGAGGAAAGTACGGCGCTTTCGACCATCATCGCAACACTGTTTGGCTATCAGGTTGGGTCCAGAATTGCTAAGGCTGCGTATCAGCAGCAGACCAGTGTAAAACAGGTCGTGTTAGCAGAAAAGCTGCTGACGCCAGAACAGGCAGATTATTTGCTTGACCCAATGAATATGACTGACCCACAAAAAAGTACAGCAGTAATTAAACGGTATAAAAAGGAAATGAATATTTCGTAA
- a CDS encoding Fe(3+) dicitrate ABC transporter substrate-binding protein FecB produces MFTPLRTLFAALLLTSHAFAATIHDEHGTFTLDKTPQRIVVLELSFADALAAVDVSPVGIADDNDAARILPEVRARLNPWQSVGTRAQPSLEAISVLKPDLIIADSSRHAGIYSALQQIAPVLLLKSRNETYAENLQSAAIIGEVVGKKAQMQLRLERHKQQMSAWASQLPKGTLVLFGTSREQQFNLHTQETWTGSVLTALGLTVPAAMSGASMPSIGLEQLLALNPAWLLVAHYREESIVKRWQQDPLWQMLTAAQKQQTASVDSNAWARMRGIFAAERIASDTVKIFHHQPLSDVK; encoded by the coding sequence ATGTTCACACCATTACGCACGCTATTCGCCGCTCTGCTACTCACCAGTCACGCCTTTGCCGCCACGATTCATGACGAACATGGCACCTTTACGCTTGATAAAACGCCACAGCGGATAGTCGTGCTGGAACTGTCGTTCGCGGACGCACTGGCCGCCGTCGATGTCAGTCCGGTCGGCATTGCCGACGATAACGACGCCGCGCGCATTCTTCCAGAGGTTCGCGCCCGTCTTAACCCCTGGCAATCTGTCGGCACGCGTGCACAGCCAAGTTTAGAAGCTATCAGCGTGCTGAAACCGGATCTGATCATTGCCGACAGCAGCCGCCATGCGGGTATTTACAGCGCATTACAGCAAATCGCACCGGTGCTGCTGCTTAAGTCTCGCAATGAAACCTACGCTGAAAATCTGCAGTCTGCGGCCATCATCGGTGAAGTCGTTGGCAAAAAGGCACAGATGCAGTTACGTCTGGAGCGACACAAACAACAGATGTCGGCATGGGCCAGCCAGTTGCCAAAAGGCACGCTGGTGTTGTTCGGTACCTCTCGGGAGCAGCAGTTCAACCTGCACACGCAGGAGACCTGGACCGGGAGCGTTTTGACCGCTCTGGGGCTGACGGTACCTGCGGCGATGTCGGGCGCGTCTATGCCGTCCATCGGACTGGAACAGTTGCTGGCGCTCAATCCTGCATGGCTGCTGGTCGCACACTATCGCGAAGAGAGCATCGTTAAACGCTGGCAGCAAGACCCGCTATGGCAGATGTTAACCGCGGCGCAAAAACAGCAGACGGCGTCGGTCGACAGTAACGCCTGGGCGCGAATGCGCGGCATTTTCGCGGCCGAACGCATTGCCAGCGACACGGTAAAAATCTTTCATCACCAGCCTTTATCCGATGTGAAATGA
- a CDS encoding sigma-70 family RNA polymerase sigma factor — MSDHATTTASFTLESLYGAHHGWLKSWLTRKLQSAFDADDIAQDTFLRVMGSDTLSAIRDPRSFLCTIAKRVMVDLFRRHALEKAYLEMLALMPEGLAPSPEVRESQLEALQLIDSMLDGLNGKTREAFLLSQLDGLTYSEIALKLGISVSSVKKYMAKAIEHCLLFRLEHGL, encoded by the coding sequence ATGTCTGACCACGCCACTACCACTGCTTCATTTACGCTCGAGTCGCTTTATGGCGCACATCACGGCTGGCTGAAAAGCTGGCTGACGCGCAAACTCCAGTCCGCCTTTGATGCAGATGACATTGCCCAGGACACTTTTCTACGGGTAATGGGCAGCGACACGCTCTCGGCAATCCGCGATCCTCGCTCCTTCCTGTGCACTATCGCCAAACGAGTGATGGTCGACCTGTTTCGCCGACACGCGCTGGAGAAAGCCTATCTGGAGATGCTGGCGCTTATGCCTGAGGGGCTGGCACCTTCGCCCGAGGTACGGGAAAGCCAGCTCGAAGCCCTGCAACTCATCGACAGCATGCTTGACGGACTGAATGGCAAAACACGCGAAGCGTTTCTGCTTTCGCAACTGGATGGTCTGACATACAGCGAGATCGCGCTGAAGCTGGGTATTTCCGTCAGCTCGGTGAAAAAGTATATGGCAAAGGCTATCGAACATTGTTTGCTGTTTCGTCTGGAGCACGGCCTGTGA
- the fecR gene encoding fec operon regulator FecR: MNASITDSRRQALRSASHWYAVLSGERVSPQQEARWQQWYEEDKDHQWAWQQVENLRSQLSHVPGDVASRALHDTRLTRRHVMKGLLLLLGVGGGWQLWQSEAGEGLRADYRTAKGAVSHQRLDDGSLLTLNTQSAADVRFDTRQRAVHLWYGEIAITTAKDAQRRPFRVMTRQGQLTALGTKFTVFQQDNATRVTVQQHAVEVILANRPQEKRIVNAGESLLFSASEFGAIASADDDNAAWTQGVLSFSDKPLGEVIAALGRYRNGVLRCDPALAGLRLSGTFPLKNTDAILDVIAQTLPVKIQSVTRYWVNISAL; this comes from the coding sequence GTGAACGCTTCTATTACCGATTCTCGCCGCCAGGCATTGCGATCGGCATCACACTGGTATGCCGTATTGAGCGGCGAGCGCGTCAGCCCACAGCAGGAAGCGCGCTGGCAACAATGGTATGAAGAGGACAAAGATCATCAGTGGGCATGGCAACAGGTTGAAAACCTGCGCAGCCAACTCAGCCACGTACCGGGCGATGTCGCCAGCCGGGCATTGCACGATACGCGCCTTACCCGTCGCCACGTCATGAAAGGGTTACTGTTGCTGCTGGGCGTGGGCGGCGGCTGGCAGCTCTGGCAATCTGAAGCCGGTGAAGGGCTGCGCGCCGACTACCGCACCGCCAAAGGCGCGGTCAGCCATCAGCGGCTGGACGATGGCTCGCTGCTGACGCTCAACACGCAAAGCGCCGCAGATGTTCGTTTTGATACGCGACAGCGCGCTGTTCACCTCTGGTACGGTGAAATTGCCATTACCACGGCAAAAGACGCCCAGCGTCGGCCTTTCCGGGTGATGACCCGCCAGGGTCAGCTCACCGCCTTAGGCACGAAATTTACCGTCTTCCAGCAGGACAACGCCACGCGCGTCACCGTTCAACAGCACGCTGTTGAAGTCATATTGGCAAACCGTCCGCAGGAAAAACGCATCGTCAACGCTGGTGAGAGTCTGCTGTTTAGCGCGTCTGAGTTTGGTGCGATAGCTTCAGCGGATGATGACAACGCCGCCTGGACCCAGGGCGTTCTGAGCTTCAGTGATAAACCGCTGGGTGAAGTGATTGCCGCGCTCGGCCGTTATCGCAACGGCGTGCTGCGTTGCGATCCGGCTTTGGCCGGACTGCGCCTGAGTGGAACTTTCCCGTTGAAAAATACTGATGCGATCCTGGATGTGATTGCCCAGACCCTTCCAGTGAAAATTCAGTCAGTTACACGATACTGGGTAAATATTTCCGCATTGTAA
- a CDS encoding LysR family transcriptional regulator, producing the protein MKDINFDFKQLQAFLAVIDTGSFTAAAKKLSVTQSSISQQVANLELALNTALVNRSQRPIQMTIAGQALYPLGKKIIDNGVHLQEHINAISDGHISHLKIGFVDSISKTVGLDILKFLQPQVKHILQVTGTASGLLLALNKGDINLAVTMLHTEMPPNVKMYPLIEEEFLCICPKGWPETELEELCKQRNYIAYTKNTPTGIQTLNWLKWQNFSPSIQFEIDNADEILKLIACGYGWTLTTPLFITTFPAFSDSLKIIQINKPKERRKIVLLCKNDELSGFYKNLASEIRSILELKLEQQFYNHLNLGANSLS; encoded by the coding sequence ATGAAGGATATCAACTTCGACTTTAAGCAATTACAGGCATTTCTGGCCGTGATAGATACAGGCTCATTTACAGCTGCAGCCAAGAAACTTAGCGTAACCCAGTCATCAATTTCACAGCAGGTTGCGAACCTGGAACTCGCCTTAAATACTGCTCTGGTTAACCGTTCTCAACGCCCAATCCAGATGACAATAGCCGGGCAGGCTCTCTACCCACTTGGGAAAAAAATTATTGATAACGGTGTCCACCTTCAAGAACATATCAATGCTATAAGCGATGGACATATCTCACATCTGAAAATTGGTTTTGTGGATTCAATTAGTAAAACTGTTGGTTTGGATATCCTTAAGTTCCTGCAACCACAGGTGAAGCATATTTTACAGGTAACTGGCACAGCATCAGGATTGCTCCTGGCGCTGAATAAGGGGGATATTAATCTGGCTGTAACGATGTTGCATACGGAAATGCCGCCCAATGTTAAAATGTACCCATTGATTGAGGAGGAATTCCTCTGTATTTGCCCAAAAGGATGGCCGGAAACAGAATTGGAAGAATTATGTAAGCAACGGAATTACATTGCTTATACCAAAAATACGCCAACAGGGATCCAGACACTCAACTGGCTGAAATGGCAGAATTTCTCCCCTTCAATTCAGTTTGAAATTGATAATGCTGATGAGATTTTAAAGCTAATTGCCTGCGGGTACGGATGGACGTTGACTACGCCGTTATTTATTACCACCTTTCCAGCTTTCTCTGACTCACTGAAGATCATTCAGATCAATAAACCCAAAGAGCGTCGCAAAATTGTTTTGTTGTGCAAGAATGATGAGCTTTCAGGATTTTATAAGAACCTGGCATCTGAGATTCGTTCAATACTGGAATTGAAACTGGAGCAGCAGTTTTACAATCACCTGAACCTGGGTGCTAATTCACTATCATAA
- the hchA gene encoding protein deglycase HchA yields the protein MTDDKSKHPKVDHAEENAFFPSDYSLSQFTSPVSDLSDYNYPKQYMGEKKVLVIAADERYLMTDSGALFSTGNHPVETLIPMYHLHAAGFDFDIATISGYMTKFEYWAMPHKDEKIMPFFSGYRAKFQNPEKLSNILSSLNEQSEYAAVFIPGGHGALIGLPESSEVADTLRWFMNNDRFVISLCHGPAAFLSLRNGDNPLKGYSICAFPDSADKQTPAIGYMPGHLTWYFGEALKQMGMNIVNEDIKGSVYKDRKVLTGDSPFAANALGQLAAKELLSVYAS from the coding sequence ATGACAGATGATAAAAGTAAACACCCGAAAGTGGATCATGCTGAAGAAAACGCATTTTTCCCTTCTGACTATTCTCTGAGTCAGTTTACCAGCCCAGTATCTGACCTTAGTGACTACAACTATCCCAAACAGTACATGGGAGAGAAAAAGGTGCTGGTCATCGCTGCGGATGAGCGTTACCTGATGACTGATAGCGGGGCTCTGTTCTCAACGGGAAACCATCCTGTTGAAACGCTGATTCCAATGTATCACCTGCATGCCGCCGGTTTTGATTTTGACATTGCGACAATATCAGGTTACATGACCAAGTTCGAATACTGGGCCATGCCGCATAAGGATGAAAAAATTATGCCATTTTTCAGCGGGTATAGGGCTAAGTTTCAAAATCCTGAAAAATTGTCCAATATATTGAGTAGCCTGAACGAGCAAAGTGAATATGCTGCCGTGTTTATTCCTGGTGGCCACGGCGCACTGATTGGACTGCCAGAAAGCAGCGAAGTAGCCGATACCCTTCGCTGGTTCATGAACAATGATCGCTTCGTCATATCCCTTTGCCATGGCCCTGCAGCATTCCTTTCGCTACGTAATGGCGATAACCCTCTTAAAGGATATTCTATTTGTGCTTTCCCTGATTCAGCTGATAAGCAGACGCCTGCTATAGGTTATATGCCTGGTCACCTCACATGGTATTTTGGCGAAGCGCTTAAGCAAATGGGGATGAACATTGTTAATGAGGACATTAAAGGAAGTGTTTACAAGGATCGTAAGGTGCTCACTGGGGACAGTCCTTTTGCGGCTAATGCACTTGGTCAACTGGCAGCTAAAGAACTCCTTTCAGTTTATGCCTCCTAA
- the fecC gene encoding iron-dicitrate ABC transporter permease FecC, translating to MTVFKHPALQWGLPLVALIAIFWLSLFCYSAIPVSGVDAIRALLPGHVPTLPQALVQNLRLPRSLVAILIGASLALAGTLLQTLTHNAMASPSLLGINSGAALAMALTSAISPVSITGYSIAFIAACGGVSWLLVMTAGGGFRHTQDRNKLILAGIAFSAFCMALTRITLLLTEDHAYGIFYWLAGGVSHARWQEFWQLFPVVAVAVPVVLLMANQLNLLNVSDSTARTLGVNLPKLRLIINILVLLLVGTCVSVAGPVAFIGLLMPHLARFWVGFDQRKVLPMSMLMGATLLLLADVLARALAFPGELPAGAVVALIGAPCFVWLVRRRG from the coding sequence ATGACAGTTTTCAAACATCCAGCGTTGCAGTGGGGACTTCCCCTTGTCGCGCTTATCGCAATCTTCTGGCTGAGTCTGTTTTGCTACTCGGCCATTCCTGTTTCTGGCGTTGACGCCATTCGCGCCCTGCTGCCGGGTCATGTGCCGACGCTTCCACAAGCGCTGGTGCAAAACCTTCGTCTGCCGCGAAGCCTGGTCGCCATTCTGATCGGCGCAAGCCTGGCTCTCGCGGGAACGCTGCTGCAGACGCTGACGCATAATGCAATGGCCTCCCCTTCGCTACTCGGCATTAACAGCGGCGCGGCGTTGGCGATGGCACTCACCAGCGCCATCAGCCCTGTGTCCATAACGGGTTACTCCATCGCCTTTATCGCCGCCTGCGGCGGCGTAAGCTGGCTGCTGGTGATGACCGCAGGCGGTGGATTCCGCCATACCCAGGACAGAAACAAACTGATCCTCGCGGGTATCGCGTTCTCGGCTTTTTGTATGGCCCTGACCCGTATCACCCTGCTGCTGACGGAAGATCACGCCTACGGCATTTTTTACTGGCTTGCGGGAGGCGTATCCCACGCACGCTGGCAGGAATTCTGGCAGCTTTTCCCGGTGGTGGCGGTTGCAGTACCGGTGGTGTTGCTGATGGCTAATCAACTGAACCTGCTTAACGTCAGCGACAGCACCGCCCGCACGCTGGGGGTGAATCTGCCGAAGCTACGTTTAATCATCAACATTCTGGTGCTGCTTCTGGTCGGTACCTGCGTCAGCGTGGCTGGCCCGGTGGCGTTTATCGGCCTGCTGATGCCACATCTGGCTCGCTTCTGGGTGGGATTCGACCAGCGCAAAGTCCTGCCGATGAGCATGCTTATGGGCGCCACGCTGCTGCTACTGGCCGATGTTCTGGCCCGCGCACTGGCCTTCCCTGGCGAATTACCCGCGGGAGCCGTGGTGGCTCTGATTGGTGCGCCCTGCTTTGTCTGGCTGGTCAGGAGGCGTGGATGA
- the fecA gene encoding Fe(3+) dicitrate transport protein FecA, with translation MTPLRVFRKTTPLVNAIRLSLLPLAGLSLSAFAAQVDIAPGSLDKTLNQYAALSGITLSVDASLTRGKQSDGLHGDYDVQTGLQHLLSGSGLQVKSLGNNSWTLELAPTPQEDALTVVGDWLGDARENDVFEHAGARDVIRREDFAKTGATTMREVLNRIPGVTAPENNGTGSHDLAMNFGIRGLNPRLASRSTVLMDGIPVPFAPYGQPQLSLAPVSLGNMDAIDVVRGGGAVRYGPQSVGGVVNFVTRAIPQDFGIEAGVEGQLSPTSSQNNPKETHNLMMGGTADNGFGTALLYSGTRGSDWREHSATRIDDLMLKSKYAPNEVHTFNSLLQYYDGEADMPGGLSRADYNADRWQSTRPYDRFWGRRKLASLGYQFQPDSQHKFNIQGFYTETLRSGYLEQGKRLTLSPRNYWVRGIEPRYSQSFMMGSSAHEVGVGYRYVSESTHEMRYYTATSSGQLPSNASPYDRDTRSGTEAHAWYLDDKIDVGNWTITPGMRFEHIESYQNNAIKGTHEEVSYNAPLPALNVLYHLTDSWNLYANTEGSFGTVQYSQIGKAVQSGNVEPEKARTWELGTRYDDGALTAEMGLFLINFNNQYDSNQTNDTVTARGKTRHTGLETQARYDLGTLTPTLDDVSIYASYAYVNAEIREKGDTYGNQVPFSPKHKGTLGVDYKPGNWTFNLNSDFQSSQFADNANTVKESADGSTGRIPGFMLWGARVAYDFGPQMADLNLAFGVKNIFDQAYFTRSYDDNNKGIYTGQPRTLYMQGSLKF, from the coding sequence ATGACGCCTTTACGCGTTTTTCGCAAAACAACACCTTTGGTTAACGCCATTCGCCTGAGCCTGCTGCCGCTGGCCGGGTTATCGTTATCCGCCTTCGCAGCACAGGTTGATATCGCTCCGGGTTCGCTCGACAAAACCCTTAACCAGTATGCCGCGCTCAGCGGAATTACCCTGTCGGTTGACGCCAGCCTGACGCGCGGTAAACAGAGTGACGGTCTTCACGGTGACTACGACGTCCAAACTGGTCTGCAACACCTGCTGAGCGGTAGCGGCCTGCAGGTGAAATCGCTGGGCAATAACAGCTGGACGCTCGAGCTTGCGCCAACCCCGCAAGAAGATGCTCTGACCGTAGTGGGCGACTGGCTGGGAGATGCGCGCGAAAACGACGTATTCGAACATGCTGGCGCGCGTGACGTTATCCGCCGTGAGGATTTCGCCAAAACCGGTGCAACAACTATGCGCGAGGTGCTGAACCGCATTCCTGGCGTCACCGCCCCGGAAAACAACGGTACCGGCAGCCACGATCTGGCAATGAACTTTGGTATTCGCGGTCTGAACCCGCGCCTCGCCAGTCGATCAACCGTACTGATGGACGGTATTCCCGTGCCGTTTGCCCCTTACGGCCAGCCACAGCTTTCACTGGCACCCGTCTCGCTCGGAAATATGGACGCCATCGACGTGGTACGCGGCGGTGGAGCAGTGCGTTACGGGCCGCAGAGCGTGGGCGGCGTGGTGAACTTTGTCACCCGCGCTATTCCGCAAGACTTCGGTATCGAAGCCGGCGTGGAAGGCCAGCTCAGCCCAACGTCCTCACAGAATAATCCAAAAGAGACACACAACCTGATGATGGGCGGTACGGCAGATAACGGTTTTGGTACCGCCCTGCTATACTCCGGCACTCGCGGCAGCGACTGGCGCGAACACAGCGCGACGCGCATCGACGACCTGATGCTGAAAAGCAAATATGCGCCAAACGAAGTGCATACCTTCAACAGCCTGCTGCAATACTACGACGGTGAAGCCGACATGCCCGGTGGCCTGTCTCGCGCGGATTACAACGCCGATCGCTGGCAATCCACACGCCCTTACGATCGCTTCTGGGGACGCCGCAAGCTGGCAAGCCTCGGCTATCAGTTCCAGCCAGACAGCCAGCATAAATTCAATATTCAGGGCTTCTACACCGAAACCCTACGCAGCGGATATCTGGAACAGGGCAAACGCCTCACCCTTTCACCGCGTAACTACTGGGTACGCGGCATCGAACCTCGCTACAGTCAGAGCTTTATGATGGGCTCTTCCGCGCACGAAGTGGGCGTAGGTTACCGCTATGTGAGCGAGTCGACCCATGAAATGCGTTACTACACCGCCACCAGCAGCGGACAACTGCCGTCCAACGCCAGCCCTTACGATCGCGACACCCGTTCCGGCACCGAAGCGCACGCCTGGTATCTGGATGACAAAATCGACGTCGGCAACTGGACTATCACACCGGGTATGCGCTTTGAACATATCGAGTCATATCAGAACAACGCCATCAAAGGCACACATGAGGAAGTGAGCTATAACGCCCCACTTCCGGCGCTAAACGTGCTCTATCACCTGACTGACAGCTGGAATCTTTATGCAAACACCGAAGGCTCGTTCGGCACCGTACAGTACAGCCAAATTGGCAAGGCTGTGCAAAGCGGCAATGTGGAACCGGAAAAAGCGCGAACCTGGGAGCTTGGAACCCGATACGACGATGGCGCGCTGACAGCGGAAATGGGGCTGTTCCTGATTAACTTTAATAATCAGTACGATTCTAACCAGACCAACGACACCGTTACCGCACGCGGTAAAACGCGCCATACCGGGCTGGAAACCCAGGCCCGCTATGACCTCGGCACGCTGACGCCAACGCTCGACGACGTGTCGATCTACGCAAGCTATGCGTATGTGAATGCCGAGATTCGTGAGAAAGGCGATACCTACGGCAATCAGGTGCCTTTCTCGCCGAAACACAAAGGCACGTTGGGCGTGGACTATAAGCCGGGCAACTGGACCTTCAACCTGAACAGCGATTTCCAGTCCAGCCAGTTTGCGGATAACGCCAATACCGTTAAAGAGAGCGCCGACGGCAGCACCGGCCGCATCCCTGGCTTCATGCTCTGGGGCGCACGCGTAGCCTATGACTTTGGTCCGCAGATGGCAGACCTGAATCTGGCGTTCGGCGTGAAAAATATTTTCGACCAGGCGTATTTCACCCGCTCTTACGACGACAACAACAAAGGCATCTACACAGGCCAACCGCGCACGCTGTATATGCAGGGGTCGTTGAAGTTCTAA